The Epinephelus lanceolatus isolate andai-2023 chromosome 8, ASM4190304v1, whole genome shotgun sequence genome includes a window with the following:
- the commd7 gene encoding COMM domain-containing protein 7, protein MQLHFTKDVLPDSVSTDFQNLNKFNEQQFLRLIEILFQFLLEPKETERFMQQLGEFAGEHGMSAGPLKNLMKSVLLVPQGALKKNLTAEQIKEDLVTLGLNEDKAAHFSKQWGEHYAALSRLAVGQTLMVNQLVDMEWKFGVTVGTSEVQKVGNIFLQLKLVVRKGNSTENIYMELTLPQFYNFLHEMERAKASMECFS, encoded by the exons ATGCAGCTTCACTTCACTAAAGATGTTTTACCGGATTCTGTCAGCACCGACTTTCAGAACCTCAATAAGTTCAACGAGCAG CAATTTCTTCGTCTCATTGAAATTCTGTTCCAGTTCCTGCTGGAGCCTAAAGAG actgaGAGGTTCATGCAGCAACTTGGTGAGTTTGCAGGGGAACATGGGATGAGTGCCGGTCCTTTGAAAAACCTGATGAAGAGCGTCCTGCTGGTGCCACAAg GCGCCCTGAAGAAAAACCTGACAGCTGAGCAGATCAAAGAAGACCTTGTAACATTAG GTCTGAACGAAGACAAGGCGGCTCATTTTTCAAAGCAG TGGGGAGAGCATTATGCAGCACTGTCCAGACTTGCTGTGGGACAAACCCTGATGGTCAACCAGCTGGTGGACATGGAGTGGAAGTTTGGAG TGACTGTTGGCACCAGTGAAGTACAGAAAGTGGGCAACATCTTCCTGCAG TTGAAGCTGGTGGTCAGAAAGGGGAATTCCACTGAAAACATCTACATGG AGTTGACGCTCCCACAGTTTTACAACTTCCTACACGAGATGGAGAGAGCCAAGGCCAGCATGGAGTGTttcagctga